TTGATCAAGTAAATGCTGATCTTGAGAAAATAGAATCTGAAAAGCAATTCTTGCAAAAGTCGATTCAGGAAGCAGCTGCAAAGGTGACAGAATTCACCATTCAATATACTGAAAAAATGACAAATTTAACAAGGATGATGAATGCTGTTCCGGAAAACCTCCGCACCGAGGCAGAGTACGAAAATGCGCTTCAGTCAGCCCAGAAGCGGCATGATTTAATGGTTAAACAGTTGGAGGAGACACAGCGGCAGCTTCAGGATGCGAAGGAATTGCAGGCTGCCGAATCTGCGAGATTGCTCGAGGCGGAAAGATTTGTAGTTAATAAACAGAAGGAGCTTCTAGCCGAACGAGAGATTTTTAAAAATAAACTGACAGAACAGGGATTTGAAACCTATTCAGCCTATGACATTTCCAAGCTCTCGGAAGCAGAAATTCGCCAGCTTGAAGCGGAAATACGCTCATATCGGGAAGAAGTGCGTTCCGTATCTGACCGTCTAAAAGAATTAACGGATCTGTTGCAGGATGTTATGACTCCGGATGTAGATGGAATAAGAGCAGGCCTTGTTCAGGTGGAAGGTGAAATAGCAGTCCTGAATCAACACCACACTGACTTGTTTGTTCAAAAGCGTGATAATGAGGAAATTTACAATCGAGTTTATAGCCTCAACGAAGAGATGAAAGTATTGGAGGAACGTTATAAACTAATGGGCCATCTCTATGAGATTACGAAAGGGCAGAACAATTTCCGCATCACCTTTGAGCGTTATGTTTTGGCAGCGTTCTTGGATGATATTTTACAAGAGGCGAATGTAAGGTTGAGAAAAATGACTTCAGGTAGGTTTTATTTACTTCGGAAAACAGACAGGGCAAAAGGAAATGCTCAAAGCGGATTGGAATTGCTAATTTTTGATCAGTATACAGGCCAAGAACGTCACGTAAAAACATTATCCGGAGGGGAGAGCTTTAAGGCGTCACTTTCGCTTGCATTAGGTTTGGCAGATGTGGTGCAAAACTATGCAGGCGGTGTATCACTGGAAACGATGTTTATCGATGAAGGATTTGGGACACTAGACCCTGAATCTCTTGATCATGCAATTGAATCATTAATCGACATTCAAAGCAGCGGCCGCTTGGTCGGTATTATCTCACACGTTCCTGAATTAAAAGAACGGATCGATGCTAGGCTTGAGGTTATTGCCGGTCAGACAGGAAGCAGGACGGAGTTTGTTTTTACAAATTAATAAAGAAGCGGGGGCCTTTGCTGGTCCCCGCTTTTTATATATGACCTGTTTAATCCAACTCCCTGGCAAGTGCGCGGCCAGCTTGCCGTGCAGTAAACAGACAGCCGCCAACAAAGGTACCTTCCAGAGAACGGTATCCATGAATTCCACCACCGCCAAAGCCGGAAACCTCGCCTGCGGCAAAAAGCCCTGGAACAGGATTTCCTGATGTATTTAATACTCTTCCGAATAAATCGGTCTGTAATCCCCCTAATGTTTTTCTTGTTAGTATATTTAAGCGGACTGCGATTAATGGCCCAGCCTTAGGATCGAGGAGTTTATGGGGTGAGGCTACTCTAATAAGTTTGTCGCCAAGGTAATGACGGGCACCACGCATTGCCGTAATTTGCAGATCTTTCGTAAATTTATTGTCCATTTCTCTATCTCTGGCTACAATCTGCTGCTCTATTTCCTCCCGCTTTAATAAATGGTTGCCCGTGAGTTTATTCATACCTGCAACTAATTCTGGCAGGTTATTTGCAATCACAAAATCCTCGCCTTGATCCATAAATGCTTTCACCGGTGGAGTAGGGCCTGGAAGTACTCGTGCTAATACTTTTTTTATACTTTTTCCTGTTAAGTCAGGATTTTGTTCCGAACCGGAAAGGGCAAATTCTTTTTCAATTATTTTCTGGGTTAAAATAAACCAAGAGTAATCATAGCCTGTCTTCATGATTGCTTCAAGTGTTCCGAGGGTGTCGAAGCCAGGGAAATTGGGAGAAGGAAAACGCTTTCCAGTTGCGTCAAGCCAAAGAGAGGAAGGGCCGGGAAGGATTCTGATTCCATGCATCGGCCAAACCGGATTCCAGTTTTTTATACCTTCTGTGTAATGCCACATACGATCCCGATTGACAATGCGGCCGCCAGCCTTTTCAGCAATCGTCAGCATTTTGCCATCAACATGTTCCGGCACCCCGGATATCATATGGGCAGGAGCTTTTCCGAGCCTCTCCGGCCAGTTTTTTCTTATTAACTCATGATTTCCGCCGATTCCGCCACTCGTGACCAAAACCGCTTGGGAGTGAAATTCAAATTCGCCTAACGCTTCACGTGAGCTTGCTTCTCCGCGAGAAACGTGGCTAGGAACAAGAATATCGCCCCTTACACCAACAACAGACCCATTTTCCTTCAATAGATCAATGACACGATGACGCGGCCGATAGTCGACATGACCATTTGCCATCGCTTTTCTGACCCGATCTTCAAATGGTTTGATAATCCCTGGCCCAGTTCCCCATACAATATGAAAACGCGGGACTGAATTACCGTGGCCATCCGCAAGATACCCGCCCCGCTCAGCCCAGCCAACCACAGGGAAAAAGCGGACACCCATTTCATATAACCATTTCCGTTTCTCACCCGCTGCAAAATCAACATAGGCCTTGGCCCATTTAATCGCCCAAAAATCTTCGTCATTTTCTCGGTCAAATCCTGCAGCTCCCAGCCAGTCCTGCCACGCTAGTTCCCTGGAATCCTTGATTCCCATTCTGCGTTGTTCAGGTGAATCTACAAGAAATAAACCGCCAAATGACCACCATGCTTGTCCGCCAAAAGAGGCTTCAGGTTCCTGATCCAGCAGCAGTACCTTTTTTCCTGCCTCAGCAAGTTCAGCAGTTGCCACAAGTCCAGCCAAGCCAGCTCCTACCACGATTACATCAAATCTCAAATTGATTCCCCCTAAAAAATTGAACAATAGGACTGTTGATTTTGATGGTATTCAAAATTTACAGAAAAGTCAATCTGTTATAAAGGGAAAATAGGATGCAAAGAGGCTGCACAAATTTAGCGCAGCCTCTTTTTTAGTCAATAGGAAAACTTAACTTTCCTATCAGGCATAAGTGTACTAAGGAATGCTTCGTAAGCATTCGTCTCGCAGTCGGGAAGTTGTGCTTTTCGACGAACTATGCCTCTGTCTTCACCTTAATGACTCGACAATCGGCGAGTTTTGATTACATGGCATTGGCAATGATATGTTCAATTTCTTTGGCAGTAGCTTTACGAGGATTTGTGGCTGCACACGCATCATCCATCGCATGGAAGGCTAAGATTTCTATATCTTCTTCATTTGCTCCAAGTTCTTTGAATCCTTTTGGAATATTCAATTGTGACGATAATTTTTCAATTGCAGCAATAGCTTTTTCCGCAGCTTCGCTTGTGCTAAGTCCTTCAATATTTTCGCCAAGTGCAACCGCAATATGTGCGAAACGTTCTTTGCGGGCAATTAAATTAAAACGGCAGACATGCGGTAATAGGATCGCATTGCAGACACCATGAGGAAGATTATAAAATCCGCCAAATTGATGGGCAATTGCGTGAACATAACCTAAAGAAGCATTATTAAAGGCCATACCAGCTAAATATTGAGCATAGATCATTTGTTCACGTGCTTCCAAATCGGCTCCATTTGCCACTGCCCGAGGCAAGTAGGTTGGAATGAGCTGAATAGCTTTAATGGCACAGGCATCTGTTATAGGATTGGCAGCAGTTGAAACATAGGCTTCAATTGCATGAGTAAGCGAATCCAATCCTGTTGCTGCAGTTAAGGATGGAGGCATATTGACCATTAAATTTGGATCATTTATAGATAAAACAGGTGTAACATGTTTATCAACAATTGCCATTTTAATTTTTCGACTAGTGTCAGTAATAATGGTAAATTTGGTCATTTCACTTGCAGTTCCAGCTGTTGTGTTAATGGCCACAAGTGGCACCATAGGATTTTCTGAACGATCTAGACCTTCATAATCATGAATTTTTCTGCCATTGGCAGCAACTAAACCAATACCTTTTGCAGCATCATGAGCGCTTCCACCACCTAGAGAAACGATGGAATCACAATTTTCAGAAGTGTATACACCAAGGCCTTCTTCCACATTTAGATCAGTTGGATTTGGTTCAGCCTTAGGAAAAATGGCAACGTCCAAACCAGCTTCTTTAATAATTTTTGCAACAGAATCTGAATATCCTAAATTATGTAATCCTTGATCAGTGACAATTAGAGGCTTTTTACAGCCAAGGTTTTTAAGTCTCAATCCTACTTCGCCTAAAGTACCTTGTCCAAATAAGTTTACTGAAGGCATTTGAAAATCATGTACTACACCTGTCATTCTTCATTCCTCCTAATGTTTGAACTTAATTACAAGATAAATATAAGGGGTTTTTAGAAAAATGTCGGTGTCTAAGTTGTGAAAACTTCCACAAAGTGGAATAACGTTTACAAAAAATTAACAAAAATTATTTACGAAAATAATAGTTTCATATTTTTTAAAAATCTACTTTACAAAATATCAAAGGAAGAATATATTTTAACATTATATAGAATAAAAGTTTGATAACCAAAATCGCTTAATCCATCATGGAGCGGGGGAACCACTTTCGTACAGTTTGTACTTGGGGTGAATCCTATTTTTAGGGCGGGCTACTCTTTGAGTCCGAATCCGACAGCTAACCTCGCAAGCGTTTAGAGAGGGAGGTTTACTTTAATGTGAATGAAGGACACTAGGTAAATCGCTAGGGTTCTTTTTTATTGAAAAAAATCATCGCGGATTCAGCAAAAAAAGAGAGAGGTATTTTCCATGAATCATCCTGGACAATGGATTGAAATTGTATTATTTATCATTGCCATTTTTCTTATTTGGATTTCATTTACAAACTTTGGTCTTGTCAAACGATTTTTAATTGGCCGCCCAATGCGAACGGCGGAGTTGCATTCTCAGCATACCAAACTGCTTTGGTTTATTGCCTTGCCCATTTTGGCTGCGGATTTATATTCTTCTGTCGCCTATGGACCGGAGGCAGGAATCACGGAGCTTGCTCATTTGGGGGTTACAGCCAAATGGTATATCATCCCGATTACCATTTCGACGATTGTCCTGCTGGCTATTTTAATTCTTTCATATATTATGGGAATACTAGCATATCCAAGCGGAGGCGGAGCCTATGCGATTGCTAAAGATAATTTTAAGGCAAGATGGGTTTCATTGATTGCTTCCAGTTCATTGCTGGTCGACTATATTTTAACTGTAGCTGTTTCCGTTTCAGCAGCCATTGAGGCAGTTTCATCAGCTTATCCTGTGGTGGCACCTTATGAAAGTAGTTTAGCCATAGCATGTGTTTTCCTGCTGCTAGTTGTAAACTTGAGGGGAGTAGCTGAATCAGCCAAAGTCTTTGCTTGGCCGACTATTTTCTTTATGGTTTGTATGCTGATCATCATTATGACGGGTATGCTTGATGGGGTTAGGCATGGTTTTGTTCAACAAGCAACACCGCCATTTGGAACGATCCCTAAAGGCATCAGCACATTACTTGTTTTAAAAGCATTCAGTTCGGCATGTTCCGCTCTAACTGGGATCGAAACGATTTCTAATGCTGTGCCTATTTTTCGGGAGCCCCGGCAGAAGAATGCAATTAAGACATACGTTGCGTTAGGAACCATCACATCGATTACACTATTAGGGTTTGCCTATCTCTTATATGTAAAAGGGATTTCACCTTCTCCGGATAATACGATGTTGTCCCAGTTGTCTGGATTATATTTTGGCCATGGCATAATGTATCAAATTATTATTTGGTTTACTTTCATTGTGTTAATTTTAGCAGCGAATTCAACCTTTACTGGCTTTTCGCAGCTTGCTGCCATAGTGGCTGCAGATGGGTACCTTCCAAGGGTATTAACGAATCGTGGTGACCGTTTAGGTTATTCAAATGGGATTATTTCATTGGCAGCCTGTGCAAGCATATTAATTTTAGCTTTTCATGCGCATACAAATGCGTTAATCCCACTTTATGCGATTGGTGTTTTCCTATCTTTTACTGTTGCCCAAATTGGTCTTACAAAACGATGGCTTCGAGTAAAAGGACGTAATTGGAAGGTTAAATTAACAATCAATATAGTTGGGGCCATTATTACGTCCATTGTTGCGGTCATATTTGCCGTAACAAAATTTACCGGTGGAGCTTGGATTGTCCTTGTGGTATTGCCGATCCTGATCATTTTATCCATCACAATCCGGCGCCATTATAATTTTGTAGCGCAGGATCTTCATATTGATTTAGATGAGGTGGTTCCTGAGGCCAAAGAGGTTACGACCATTGTGTTGGTATCTGGGGTTCACCGTGTGGTCAATAATACACTTTCATTTGCTAAAAGTTTAGGTGTTAATCCGATTGCTGTTTATGTAGGCTTTGATGATGAATCCATTCATAAGATGGAGAGGAAATGGGAGGAATGGGGATATCCATGCCGGCTTGTTGTCCTTCGCAGTAAATATCGGTCTGTTCTTGAACCACTAAGCCGGTTTATAAATTTAGTGGAAGAAAAAAGAGGCAAGGAAGGACATATTCACTTAGTTATTCCACAGTTCATTCCGAAAAAAGGCTGGCATCTTTTACTGCATAACCAAACAGCTCTCCAATTGCGGATTTGGTTCTTAAGGCATAAGGATGTTGTCATCACAACTGTTCCATATCATTTGAAAAAATAATTGATCTAACAAAGAAAGCCGAAATTAGCATGAATTTTGCTAACTTCGGCTTTTTTCTTAGCTGATAGGAAAGTATAACTTTCCGGATAGGCATAATGGCACCTACGCCTCTGTCTTTGCTCTGCATTCGGCGAATTTTCTTTATCCTAAAAAGGTTTGTGCAACAAGCCAAATATTCAATCCAAGAATGATGAGGGCAAACAATGATGAGAGGACAGTAGTAATCGGTTTATTTGTCAGTACGCCCATAACATCTTTCTTTTGCGTGAAATAAATCAGCGCAATGATTGGAAATGGGAGAACGACACTTAGGATTACCTGGCTTATAATAAGCGTTTTTGTTGGATCTACACCCATTGCCACAATAATGACCGTCGGCAGCATCGTAACAAGCCTGCGGATCCAAAGCGGGATTGTAAAGCCTACGAAACCTTGCATGATGACTTGCCCTGCCATAGTTCCTACAACAGAACTGGAAATGCCTGATGCCAGTAATGAAATTAAGAACACGCTCGCTGCGGCAGAACCAAGCAACGGTGTAAGCGTGTGATAGGCGGTTGTTAAATCAGCAATATCGTTTTTGCCTGATGCATGAAACACTGATGCTGCCATATACATCATCGCCAGGTTGACAAAACCTGCCAGCATCATGGCGATAAAAATTTCTTTCGTGCTGAATTTTTGAATCTTTATTTTTTCTAAATCATTTCGAGGAACGATCCGATTTTGTGTCAAGCTGGAATGAAGGTAGATCGCGTGCGGCATCACCGTCGCACCTATAACCCCAACAGCCAGCATGATACTTTCGTTATTGCCAAGCCATGGAACAACACTATGGTAAGCAATCATAGTGAAATCGGGCTTTGAAATAATGGTCTCGACAAGGTAGCATAATCCTACAAGGATCGCAAAAGCAGCAATAAATTTCTCTAATGGGCGGAAGCCGTATTTTTCTAACATTAAAATGAGATAGGTAACCACCCCAGTGATAATTGTGGCAAAAAGCATTGGGATCCCTGCGAGCAGGTTTAAAGCAAGTGTCGCACCGAGAAATTCCGCAAGATCTGTCGCCATTGCCGCGAACTCTGAGACAATCCACATGATATACGTAAGCCATTTCGGCATACGTTCCCGGCAAATTTCCGGAAGGCTTTTTCCGGTGGCAATTCCGAGCTTGGCGGACATGTTTTGCAAAAGCATGGCCATGAGATTAGCTAAAACAATAACCCATAGCATTTTATAGCCGAAACGCGCGCCGCTCTGTATGTTGGTAGCAAAATTTCCAGGATCTATATAGGCAATTGATGCAATAAACGCTGGTCCGAGGAATGGAAGTAAAGCTCGAATTCCTTTTACTTTCCCATTAATGGCATCTCTTGCGGCTAAAACAGTTGGATTTTCTGCTGTTGGAGCCTTTTCAACTGCCAGTGAATTCGTGTGGCTCATAAGATACCATCCTTTCTACGCTTGTTTCATAAGCGCAATGATTGTTCGTTAACGAATAAAAGTTTCCTTAGTGCAAATTTATAGTCTTATTATATGATATTTTAATAAATATGTGAACAATTTTGTCCTGATAAACCTTCTAATTTGCAAATTATTTAAAATAAACATAATGATTTGTACAACAAATAATCGTCTTTTACTTGATCTGAAAAATGGATCTGTTATCTCAAAAAAGTCTTTTGTAAGGTTACTTTAGGATAATAGGCGATGGAGGAAGGTGGCAGGCTTGTGAAAAGATATTTTACGATCGAAAAGGCGGTCATTTTGATCAAGGTAAAACTTCGTTGAAAAAAGCATTAACCAATGTAAACACACTGACCGTTTGAAAGAAGAAAAAGAAAGGCAAATCTCAATTGAACTTGGATTTGCACCTGAGGATGAAGAAATTAAAATTTCGGTGGTAGATGTTGCCGCATGGAAAATATACGGGCTTGGAATATCAAAAGCCTCCGTTCCTAGATTAGGAAGGAGGCTTATATTATTAGGCCAAAAACTCAGCAGGATTTAATCCGAGTTCTCGG
Above is a genomic segment from Neobacillus endophyticus containing:
- a CDS encoding FAD-binding dehydrogenase; this translates as MRFDVIVVGAGLAGLVATAELAEAGKKVLLLDQEPEASFGGQAWWSFGGLFLVDSPEQRRMGIKDSRELAWQDWLGAAGFDRENDEDFWAIKWAKAYVDFAAGEKRKWLYEMGVRFFPVVGWAERGGYLADGHGNSVPRFHIVWGTGPGIIKPFEDRVRKAMANGHVDYRPRHRVIDLLKENGSVVGVRGDILVPSHVSRGEASSREALGEFEFHSQAVLVTSGGIGGNHELIRKNWPERLGKAPAHMISGVPEHVDGKMLTIAEKAGGRIVNRDRMWHYTEGIKNWNPVWPMHGIRILPGPSSLWLDATGKRFPSPNFPGFDTLGTLEAIMKTGYDYSWFILTQKIIEKEFALSGSEQNPDLTGKSIKKVLARVLPGPTPPVKAFMDQGEDFVIANNLPELVAGMNKLTGNHLLKREEIEQQIVARDREMDNKFTKDLQITAMRGARHYLGDKLIRVASPHKLLDPKAGPLIAVRLNILTRKTLGGLQTDLFGRVLNTSGNPVPGLFAAGEVSGFGGGGIHGYRSLEGTFVGGCLFTARQAGRALARELD
- a CDS encoding iron-containing alcohol dehydrogenase, which produces MTGVVHDFQMPSVNLFGQGTLGEVGLRLKNLGCKKPLIVTDQGLHNLGYSDSVAKIIKEAGLDVAIFPKAEPNPTDLNVEEGLGVYTSENCDSIVSLGGGSAHDAAKGIGLVAANGRKIHDYEGLDRSENPMVPLVAINTTAGTASEMTKFTIITDTSRKIKMAIVDKHVTPVLSINDPNLMVNMPPSLTAATGLDSLTHAIEAYVSTAANPITDACAIKAIQLIPTYLPRAVANGADLEAREQMIYAQYLAGMAFNNASLGYVHAIAHQFGGFYNLPHGVCNAILLPHVCRFNLIARKERFAHIAVALGENIEGLSTSEAAEKAIAAIEKLSSQLNIPKGFKELGANEEDIEILAFHAMDDACAATNPRKATAKEIEHIIANAM
- a CDS encoding APC family permease, whose product is MNHPGQWIEIVLFIIAIFLIWISFTNFGLVKRFLIGRPMRTAELHSQHTKLLWFIALPILAADLYSSVAYGPEAGITELAHLGVTAKWYIIPITISTIVLLAILILSYIMGILAYPSGGGAYAIAKDNFKARWVSLIASSSLLVDYILTVAVSVSAAIEAVSSAYPVVAPYESSLAIACVFLLLVVNLRGVAESAKVFAWPTIFFMVCMLIIIMTGMLDGVRHGFVQQATPPFGTIPKGISTLLVLKAFSSACSALTGIETISNAVPIFREPRQKNAIKTYVALGTITSITLLGFAYLLYVKGISPSPDNTMLSQLSGLYFGHGIMYQIIIWFTFIVLILAANSTFTGFSQLAAIVAADGYLPRVLTNRGDRLGYSNGIISLAACASILILAFHAHTNALIPLYAIGVFLSFTVAQIGLTKRWLRVKGRNWKVKLTINIVGAIITSIVAVIFAVTKFTGGAWIVLVVLPILIILSITIRRHYNFVAQDLHIDLDEVVPEAKEVTTIVLVSGVHRVVNNTLSFAKSLGVNPIAVYVGFDDESIHKMERKWEEWGYPCRLVVLRSKYRSVLEPLSRFINLVEEKRGKEGHIHLVIPQFIPKKGWHLLLHNQTALQLRIWFLRHKDVVITTVPYHLKK
- a CDS encoding Nramp family divalent metal transporter — protein: MSHTNSLAVEKAPTAENPTVLAARDAINGKVKGIRALLPFLGPAFIASIAYIDPGNFATNIQSGARFGYKMLWVIVLANLMAMLLQNMSAKLGIATGKSLPEICRERMPKWLTYIMWIVSEFAAMATDLAEFLGATLALNLLAGIPMLFATIITGVVTYLILMLEKYGFRPLEKFIAAFAILVGLCYLVETIISKPDFTMIAYHSVVPWLGNNESIMLAVGVIGATVMPHAIYLHSSLTQNRIVPRNDLEKIKIQKFSTKEIFIAMMLAGFVNLAMMYMAASVFHASGKNDIADLTTAYHTLTPLLGSAAASVFLISLLASGISSSVVGTMAGQVIMQGFVGFTIPLWIRRLVTMLPTVIIVAMGVDPTKTLIISQVILSVVLPFPIIALIYFTQKKDVMGVLTNKPITTVLSSLFALIILGLNIWLVAQTFLG